In Bacillus cytotoxicus NVH 391-98, the following are encoded in one genomic region:
- a CDS encoding GerAB/ArcD/ProY family transporter, with product MVEKGKISAFQMALIIIPTIIATAVLIVPAITSEHAERDIWISPIWASLNGFFTVFVVYQLHKCYPEKSIIQYSKYIVGRIPGKILGLVYLFFILHICGIITREYADFVIGSFLPKTPIIVVIGSMILICGFAVRGGIEVLGRASQLFVPLFLFPPVLFFLLIPDLKIENMFPIMEHGVLPSILGSTVPQAWFSEVSLISMLLPFVTDCEKGRKWGIISVFVAMFILLYANIIGVLLFGGTVISHIYPVFTAFRYISVATFFEHLESIVITLWVLGAFIKISVFYYVLVLGTAQWLHLSDYRPIVFPLGFFVILIGVWAFSSGQEMTRFLGNISPFYIPCMMTLMPTVLLLITFIRKKRSYTVKE from the coding sequence ATGGTTGAAAAAGGGAAAATTTCTGCGTTTCAGATGGCGCTTATCATCATACCAACAATCATTGCAACGGCTGTTCTTATTGTTCCAGCCATTACAAGTGAGCACGCAGAGCGCGATATATGGATTTCACCAATTTGGGCGTCTCTCAATGGTTTTTTTACTGTATTTGTCGTATATCAATTGCATAAGTGTTATCCAGAGAAATCGATTATACAATATAGTAAATATATCGTCGGCCGGATTCCAGGAAAAATCCTTGGGCTTGTCTATCTGTTCTTCATTTTACATATATGCGGCATAATAACTAGGGAGTACGCAGATTTCGTCATTGGTTCTTTTTTACCTAAGACTCCGATTATTGTAGTGATTGGAAGCATGATTCTAATTTGTGGGTTTGCGGTTCGAGGTGGTATAGAAGTATTAGGAAGGGCATCGCAACTGTTCGTTCCGCTATTTTTATTTCCACCTGTCCTCTTTTTCCTGCTTATACCTGACTTGAAAATAGAGAATATGTTTCCAATTATGGAGCATGGTGTGCTGCCTTCAATCCTTGGTTCAACTGTGCCACAGGCTTGGTTTAGTGAAGTGTCTCTTATCTCTATGCTACTTCCTTTTGTAACAGATTGTGAAAAAGGGAGAAAGTGGGGGATAATCTCGGTGTTTGTCGCAATGTTCATTCTGCTTTATGCTAATATAATTGGAGTTTTGCTGTTTGGAGGAACAGTAATTAGTCATATATATCCAGTGTTTACTGCTTTTCGATACATTAGTGTTGCTACTTTTTTTGAACATCTTGAGTCAATTGTGATTACTCTTTGGGTGTTGGGGGCGTTCATCAAAATTTCCGTATTTTATTATGTACTTGTTCTAGGGACTGCGCAATGGCTTCATCTGTCTGACTACCGTCCCATTGTGTTTCCACTTGGTTTTTTTGTAATACTAATTGGTGTATGGGCATTTTCTAGTGGACAGGAAATGACTCGATTTTTAGGAAACATCTCTCCTTTTTATATACCGTGTATGATGACGCTTATGCCGACAGTGCTGTTACTTATCACTTTTATTAGAAAAAAGAGGTCTTACACAGTGAAAGAATAA